From the Toxotes jaculatrix isolate fToxJac2 chromosome 15, fToxJac2.pri, whole genome shotgun sequence genome, one window contains:
- the ppp2r3b gene encoding serine/threonine-protein phosphatase 2A regulatory subunit B'' subunit beta isoform X1, producing MPSPQVLQPVLKMKVDELFLNWLSDPATQSLLKDYLDLIKSGQNIDLSGGHGQDKGSLSFNENNNVASQKNLAERKPTALSTLSNPPSASTLPSGSSSNTRVTGPNGRVLRRSVSTKKAQVRTEEPVTSALSESIPKFYFPQGRPQANLNIDSLISKIEKIFSQFPNERATIEDMGQVAKACECPLYWKVPLFNSAGGDRTGFVSVHKFVAMWRKTLQTCHNDASKFVHLLAKPGCNYLEQDDFIPFLQDVVNSHAGLAFLKEAPDFHSRYITTVIQRIFYNVNRSWTGKITCNELRKSNFLQNVMLLEQEEDVNQLTEFFSYEHFYVIYCKFWELDTDHDLCIDQKDLARHNDQAISHKMIERIFSGTVTRDRQVYKDGRLSYADFVWFLISEEDKKTDTSIEYWFRCMDLDGDGVLSMYELEYFYDEQCQKLEAMAIEPLPFEDCLCQMLDLVKPEVEGKITLRDLKRCKLAHIFFDTFFNIEKYLDHEQKDPFSVIREVETDGQEVSDWEKYAAEEYDILVAEEAANEQCNDVYDNPLSPLGQHISSELGLTKRHFFEIPSPHCNLDLDEYEYEDDFE from the exons ATGCCGTCGCCACAAGTCCTTCAGCCGGTTCTTAAAATGAAGGTGGACGAGCTTTTTCTCAACTGGTTGAGTGATCCTGCAACCCAATCACTTCTCAAAGATTATCTTGACCTAATCAAAAGTGGACAGAACATTGATTTGAGCGGTGGGCACGGCCAAGACAAAGGGTCATTGAGCTTCAATGAGAACAACAATGTGGCATCACAAAAGAACCTGGCAGAGAGGAAGCCCACTGCCCTCAGTACTCTCTCCAACCCCCCATCTGCCAGTACCCTGCCTTCAGGCAGTAGTAGTAACACCAGAGTGACGGGACCCAATGGCAGAGTACTACGGAGGTCTGTCAGCACAAAAAAG gcccaggtgaggacagaggagccCGTCACCTCAGCGCTGAGTGAAAGCATTCCAAAGTTTTACTTCCCACAGGGCCGGCCCCAAGCCAACCTCAACATCGACAGCCTCATTTCCAAAattgagaaaatattttcccaatTCCCAAATGAAAGGGCCACCATTGAGGACATGGGGCAGGTTGCCAAG GCCTGTGAGTGCCCTCTCTATTGGAAAGTGCCATTGTTCAACTCGGCTGGAGGCGACAGGACGGGCTTCGTGTCTGTTCACAAGTTTGTCGCTATGTGGAGAAA aACTCTGCAGACCTGTCACAATGACGCTTCTAAATTTGTGCACCTCTTGGCCAAGCCTGGCTGTAATTACCTGGAACAAGACGACTTTATTCCATTCCTGCAG gatgTGGTGAACTCACATGCAGGCCTGGCCTTTCTAAAGGAGGCACCGGACTTTCACTCGCGATACATCACCACG GTGATTCAGAGGATATTTTACAATGTGAACCGGTCGTGGACTGGAAAAATAACATGTAATGAGCTCAGGAAAAGTAACTTTCTTCAG AATGTGATGTTGCTGGAGCAGGAAGAAGACGTGAACCAGCTGACAGAGTTCTTCTCCTATGAACACTTCTATGTTATCTACTGCAAGTTCTGGGAGCTGGACACAGACCACGACCTCTGCATAGACCAGAAGGACCTGGCACGGCACAATGACCAag ccatctCGCATAAGATGATTGAGAGAATATTCTCAGGAACAGTAACAAG gGACAGACAAGTGTATAAGGACGGCAGGTTGAGTTATGCCGATTTTGTCTGGTTCCTCATCTCTGAGGAAGACAAGAAGACTGACACCAG TATAGAGTACTGGTTCCGCTGTATGGACCTGGACGGGGACGGTGTCCTCAGCATGTACGAGCTGGAGTATTTCTACGACGAGCAGTGTCAGAAGCTGGAGGCCATGGCTATCGAGCCCCTTCCCTTCGAGGACTGCCTCTGCCAAATGCTTGACCTTGTCAAGCCTGAGGTTGAAG GTAAGATTACTCTGCGGGACCTTAAGAGGTGCAAGCTGGCCCACATCTTCTTCGACACTTTCTTCAACATCGAGAAATACCTGGACCACGAGCAGAAGGACCCTTTCTCTGTCATAAGG GAGGTGGAAACAGACGGCCAGGAAGTTTCAGACTGGGAGAAATACGCTGCAGAGGAGTACGACATCCTAGTGGCGGAGGAGGCTGCCAACGAACAGTGCAATGATGT GTATGATAATCCTTTGAGCCCTCTGGGGCAGCACATCTCCAGCGAGCTGGGTCTGACAAAGAGACACTTCTTTGAGATCCCCAGTCCACACTGCAACCTGGACCTGGACGAATATGAGTATGAAGATGACTTTGAATGA
- the ppp2r3b gene encoding serine/threonine-protein phosphatase 2A regulatory subunit B'' subunit beta isoform X2 — MPSPQVLQPVLKMKVDELFLNWLSDPATQSLLKDYLDLIKSGQNIDLSGGHGQDKGSLSFNENNNVASQKNLAERKPTALSTLSNPPSASTLPSGSSSNTRVTGPNGRVLRRSVSTKKAQVRTEEPVTSALSESIPKFYFPQGRPQANLNIDSLISKIEKIFSQFPNERATIEDMGQVAKACECPLYWKVPLFNSAGGDRTGFVSVHKFVAMWRKTLQTCHNDASKFVHLLAKPGCNYLEQDDFIPFLQDVVNSHAGLAFLKEAPDFHSRYITTVIQRIFYNVNRSWTGKITCNELRKSNFLQNVMLLEQEEDVNQLTEFFSYEHFYVIYCKFWELDTDHDLCIDQKDLARHNDQAISHKMIERIFSGTVTRDRQVYKDGRLSYADFVWFLISEEDKKTDTSIEYWFRCMDLDGDGVLSMYELEYFYDEQCQKLEAMAIEPLPFEDCLCQMLDLVKPEVEGKITLRDLKRCKLAHIFFDTFFNIEKYLDHEQKDPFSVIREVETDGQEVSDWEKYAAEEYDILVAEEAANEQCNDVNTTDL, encoded by the exons ATGCCGTCGCCACAAGTCCTTCAGCCGGTTCTTAAAATGAAGGTGGACGAGCTTTTTCTCAACTGGTTGAGTGATCCTGCAACCCAATCACTTCTCAAAGATTATCTTGACCTAATCAAAAGTGGACAGAACATTGATTTGAGCGGTGGGCACGGCCAAGACAAAGGGTCATTGAGCTTCAATGAGAACAACAATGTGGCATCACAAAAGAACCTGGCAGAGAGGAAGCCCACTGCCCTCAGTACTCTCTCCAACCCCCCATCTGCCAGTACCCTGCCTTCAGGCAGTAGTAGTAACACCAGAGTGACGGGACCCAATGGCAGAGTACTACGGAGGTCTGTCAGCACAAAAAAG gcccaggtgaggacagaggagccCGTCACCTCAGCGCTGAGTGAAAGCATTCCAAAGTTTTACTTCCCACAGGGCCGGCCCCAAGCCAACCTCAACATCGACAGCCTCATTTCCAAAattgagaaaatattttcccaatTCCCAAATGAAAGGGCCACCATTGAGGACATGGGGCAGGTTGCCAAG GCCTGTGAGTGCCCTCTCTATTGGAAAGTGCCATTGTTCAACTCGGCTGGAGGCGACAGGACGGGCTTCGTGTCTGTTCACAAGTTTGTCGCTATGTGGAGAAA aACTCTGCAGACCTGTCACAATGACGCTTCTAAATTTGTGCACCTCTTGGCCAAGCCTGGCTGTAATTACCTGGAACAAGACGACTTTATTCCATTCCTGCAG gatgTGGTGAACTCACATGCAGGCCTGGCCTTTCTAAAGGAGGCACCGGACTTTCACTCGCGATACATCACCACG GTGATTCAGAGGATATTTTACAATGTGAACCGGTCGTGGACTGGAAAAATAACATGTAATGAGCTCAGGAAAAGTAACTTTCTTCAG AATGTGATGTTGCTGGAGCAGGAAGAAGACGTGAACCAGCTGACAGAGTTCTTCTCCTATGAACACTTCTATGTTATCTACTGCAAGTTCTGGGAGCTGGACACAGACCACGACCTCTGCATAGACCAGAAGGACCTGGCACGGCACAATGACCAag ccatctCGCATAAGATGATTGAGAGAATATTCTCAGGAACAGTAACAAG gGACAGACAAGTGTATAAGGACGGCAGGTTGAGTTATGCCGATTTTGTCTGGTTCCTCATCTCTGAGGAAGACAAGAAGACTGACACCAG TATAGAGTACTGGTTCCGCTGTATGGACCTGGACGGGGACGGTGTCCTCAGCATGTACGAGCTGGAGTATTTCTACGACGAGCAGTGTCAGAAGCTGGAGGCCATGGCTATCGAGCCCCTTCCCTTCGAGGACTGCCTCTGCCAAATGCTTGACCTTGTCAAGCCTGAGGTTGAAG GTAAGATTACTCTGCGGGACCTTAAGAGGTGCAAGCTGGCCCACATCTTCTTCGACACTTTCTTCAACATCGAGAAATACCTGGACCACGAGCAGAAGGACCCTTTCTCTGTCATAAGG GAGGTGGAAACAGACGGCCAGGAAGTTTCAGACTGGGAGAAATACGCTGCAGAGGAGTACGACATCCTAGTGGCGGAGGAGGCTGCCAACGAACAGTGCAATGATGT GAACACCACCGACCTCTAA
- the ppp2r3b gene encoding serine/threonine-protein phosphatase 2A regulatory subunit B'' subunit beta isoform X3 translates to MRMKELSLRQDPDLRKELALLARGCDFVLPSRFKKRLRAFQQGQAQVRTEEPVTSALSESIPKFYFPQGRPQANLNIDSLISKIEKIFSQFPNERATIEDMGQVAKACECPLYWKVPLFNSAGGDRTGFVSVHKFVAMWRKTLQTCHNDASKFVHLLAKPGCNYLEQDDFIPFLQDVVNSHAGLAFLKEAPDFHSRYITTVIQRIFYNVNRSWTGKITCNELRKSNFLQNVMLLEQEEDVNQLTEFFSYEHFYVIYCKFWELDTDHDLCIDQKDLARHNDQAISHKMIERIFSGTVTRDRQVYKDGRLSYADFVWFLISEEDKKTDTSIEYWFRCMDLDGDGVLSMYELEYFYDEQCQKLEAMAIEPLPFEDCLCQMLDLVKPEVEGKITLRDLKRCKLAHIFFDTFFNIEKYLDHEQKDPFSVIREVETDGQEVSDWEKYAAEEYDILVAEEAANEQCNDVYDNPLSPLGQHISSELGLTKRHFFEIPSPHCNLDLDEYEYEDDFE, encoded by the exons atgaggatgaaggaGCTGTCTCTGCGTCAGGACCCTGACCTGAGGAAGGAATTGGCTCTGCTGGCACGCGGCTGTGACTTTGTTCTGCCGTCTCGGTTCAAGAAGAGGCTCAGAGCGTTCCAACAAGGACAG gcccaggtgaggacagaggagccCGTCACCTCAGCGCTGAGTGAAAGCATTCCAAAGTTTTACTTCCCACAGGGCCGGCCCCAAGCCAACCTCAACATCGACAGCCTCATTTCCAAAattgagaaaatattttcccaatTCCCAAATGAAAGGGCCACCATTGAGGACATGGGGCAGGTTGCCAAG GCCTGTGAGTGCCCTCTCTATTGGAAAGTGCCATTGTTCAACTCGGCTGGAGGCGACAGGACGGGCTTCGTGTCTGTTCACAAGTTTGTCGCTATGTGGAGAAA aACTCTGCAGACCTGTCACAATGACGCTTCTAAATTTGTGCACCTCTTGGCCAAGCCTGGCTGTAATTACCTGGAACAAGACGACTTTATTCCATTCCTGCAG gatgTGGTGAACTCACATGCAGGCCTGGCCTTTCTAAAGGAGGCACCGGACTTTCACTCGCGATACATCACCACG GTGATTCAGAGGATATTTTACAATGTGAACCGGTCGTGGACTGGAAAAATAACATGTAATGAGCTCAGGAAAAGTAACTTTCTTCAG AATGTGATGTTGCTGGAGCAGGAAGAAGACGTGAACCAGCTGACAGAGTTCTTCTCCTATGAACACTTCTATGTTATCTACTGCAAGTTCTGGGAGCTGGACACAGACCACGACCTCTGCATAGACCAGAAGGACCTGGCACGGCACAATGACCAag ccatctCGCATAAGATGATTGAGAGAATATTCTCAGGAACAGTAACAAG gGACAGACAAGTGTATAAGGACGGCAGGTTGAGTTATGCCGATTTTGTCTGGTTCCTCATCTCTGAGGAAGACAAGAAGACTGACACCAG TATAGAGTACTGGTTCCGCTGTATGGACCTGGACGGGGACGGTGTCCTCAGCATGTACGAGCTGGAGTATTTCTACGACGAGCAGTGTCAGAAGCTGGAGGCCATGGCTATCGAGCCCCTTCCCTTCGAGGACTGCCTCTGCCAAATGCTTGACCTTGTCAAGCCTGAGGTTGAAG GTAAGATTACTCTGCGGGACCTTAAGAGGTGCAAGCTGGCCCACATCTTCTTCGACACTTTCTTCAACATCGAGAAATACCTGGACCACGAGCAGAAGGACCCTTTCTCTGTCATAAGG GAGGTGGAAACAGACGGCCAGGAAGTTTCAGACTGGGAGAAATACGCTGCAGAGGAGTACGACATCCTAGTGGCGGAGGAGGCTGCCAACGAACAGTGCAATGATGT GTATGATAATCCTTTGAGCCCTCTGGGGCAGCACATCTCCAGCGAGCTGGGTCTGACAAAGAGACACTTCTTTGAGATCCCCAGTCCACACTGCAACCTGGACCTGGACGAATATGAGTATGAAGATGACTTTGAATGA